Sequence from the Amycolatopsis sp. NBC_00345 genome:
AGCCGCCGGCCGCATGCGACGATGTGACTATGAGCGCTACCAGCGGGGAACTCGGCGCGTTCCTGCGGACCCGCCGGGCGGAACTGAACCCCGAGCAGATGGGGCTGCCCGCGGTCGGTGGCCGACGCCGCGTGCCCGGTCTGCGGCGCGAGGAGGTCGCCCAGCTCGCCATGATCAGCACCGATTACTACACGCGGTTGGAGCAGGGGCGGCTGACCGGAGCGTCCACCGCGGTGCTGGACGCCCTCGCCGACGCCCTGCGCCTCGACGACAACGAGAGAAGCTACCTGTACCAGCTCACGAACAAGAAGGTGAGGCGGCGGACCGCTCCGGTCGAGCACGTGTGGCCGCAGACGCAACTCCTGCTCGACAACCTGGTCGACACTCCGGCGATGGTGCTCGGCCGGTGCTTCGACGTGCTCGCCTGGAATACCTTGGCGGCCGCGTTGTTCATCGATTTCGATCAGGTGCCGCAGCACCACCGCAATTATCTGCGACTGCTGTTCCTCCATTCCGACGTCCGCAGCCGCTACGAAGACTGGCGCGGCATCGCCCGCACGTGCGTGGCCTTCCTCCGCATGGCCGTCGTGGAACGCCCGGCTGACCCGCGGCTGGCCGAGGTGGTCGCCGACCTGTCCGTCCACGACCCGGACTTCCGGACCTGGTGGGCCGAACGCAACGTCGACTACCAGACCTTCGGAACCAAGTCGCTACGGCACCCGCTCGCCGGTGCGTTCACCCTGGACTGGCAGCTGCTGCGGTCAGCGCACGACGACGGCCAGACCATCTTCGTCATGACGGCGCCGGCGGAGACCCGGTCCCAGGAGGCGATCCGGTTTCTCGCCGCATGGACCGACCCGTCACCCGCCAATCCCCTTGCCGCACGGTGAAACGGTCGGTGCTCGGCGAGTTTTCGGGCATCGGGACCCGTGCGTGGAAAAACATCTGCTCGATCTCCGGGCGCAGGGCGATCTTGGCGATGGGGAGGATCCACGGGTAGTTCGCGTACCTGTCGCGGGTGGCGACACCTGTCCCGTCACTAGACTGGGGCGATGCCACGATGGGAGCCTGATGCACGCCAGCGGCTGGTCACGGCCGCGCTGCAGCTGTTCT
This genomic interval carries:
- a CDS encoding helix-turn-helix transcriptional regulator; translation: MSATSGELGAFLRTRRAELNPEQMGLPAVGGRRRVPGLRREEVAQLAMISTDYYTRLEQGRLTGASTAVLDALADALRLDDNERSYLYQLTNKKVRRRTAPVEHVWPQTQLLLDNLVDTPAMVLGRCFDVLAWNTLAAALFIDFDQVPQHHRNYLRLLFLHSDVRSRYEDWRGIARTCVAFLRMAVVERPADPRLAEVVADLSVHDPDFRTWWAERNVDYQTFGTKSLRHPLAGAFTLDWQLLRSAHDDGQTIFVMTAPAETRSQEAIRFLAAWTDPSPANPLAAR